The Cannabis sativa cultivar Pink pepper isolate KNU-18-1 chromosome 8, ASM2916894v1, whole genome shotgun sequence genomic interval TTAAAGGGTGGAAAACTTCGATGTTCTCTCAAGCCGGTCGGGAAATTCTGATTAAAGCAGTTGTACCAGCTATTCCAAGCTATGCCATGAGTTGTTTCCGTCTCCCAAAGAAACTCATCAAAAATCTCCATTCCTTGGCAGCTAATTTTTGGTCGGGGGATACCAAAGAGAATAAGAAACTCCATTGGAGTACTTGGGACAAGTTGTGCAAGCCTAAGGAGGAAGGAGGCCTTGGGTTCCGGAGTTTAACTGAATTCAACCAAGCTCTTTTGGCCAAACAAGGGTGGAGACTCATCCATAATCCACAATCTCTTCTTTCTCGGGTCCTGAAGAATAGTTACTATCCTCTTACTTCCTTCATGGAAGCGGGCTGTCCTAATGGGGCTTCATGTGTGTGGAAAGGA includes:
- the LOC133030086 gene encoding uncharacterized mitochondrial protein AtMg00310-like; its protein translation is MFSQAGREILIKAVVPAIPSYAMSCFRLPKKLIKNLHSLAANFWSGDTKENKKLHWSTWDKLCKPKEEGGLGFRSLTEFNQALLAKQGWRLIHNPQSLLSRVLKNSYYPLTSFMEAGCPNGASCVWKGICWGRKILKEGAR